A window of Clavibacter michiganensis contains these coding sequences:
- a CDS encoding maleylpyruvate isomerase family mycothiol-dependent enzyme produces MSEISRHLPLSQRATEPEAKVTGVWSAEIADVLDRTADLLASLDADGWEAASMCDGWTVRDVAGHIVWRVGASNAAMVRTAVGSMRRRPHLNPMHVMDDLSADEAARSPEDLVARIRAIAADKRAGKGRKRLPELLEVVVHAFDIAHALKADLELDHRATGAVAVARAAIAPAQIRGVLRARTLRASDAGWSVGHGPVIEATASTLVMYLFGRTPRPEGDAERPAGDA; encoded by the coding sequence ATGAGCGAGATCTCCCGGCACCTGCCCCTCAGCCAGCGCGCGACCGAGCCCGAGGCGAAGGTCACCGGCGTCTGGAGCGCGGAGATCGCGGACGTGCTGGACCGCACCGCCGACCTCCTCGCGTCGCTCGACGCCGACGGCTGGGAGGCGGCGAGCATGTGCGACGGCTGGACCGTGCGCGACGTCGCCGGGCACATCGTCTGGCGGGTCGGCGCGAGCAACGCCGCCATGGTGCGCACGGCCGTGGGGTCGATGCGCCGCCGCCCGCACCTCAACCCCATGCACGTGATGGACGACCTCAGCGCCGACGAGGCCGCCCGCTCCCCCGAGGACCTCGTCGCCCGGATCCGCGCCATCGCCGCCGACAAGCGCGCGGGCAAGGGCCGCAAGCGCCTGCCGGAGCTGCTCGAGGTGGTCGTGCACGCGTTCGACATCGCGCACGCGCTGAAGGCGGACCTCGAGCTCGACCACCGCGCGACCGGCGCCGTCGCCGTGGCGCGCGCCGCGATCGCGCCCGCGCAGATCCGCGGGGTGCTCCGGGCCCGCACGCTGCGCGCGTCGGACGCCGGCTGGAGCGTGGGCCACGGGCCGGTGATCGAGGCGACCGCGTCGACGCTCGTCATGTACCTCTTCGGCCGCACGCCCCGCCCCGAGGGCGACGCGGAGCGGCCCGCGGGCGACGCCTAG
- a CDS encoding bifunctional riboflavin kinase/FAD synthetase, whose protein sequence is MLVVHDPAGVPGGFGPSAVTIGKFDGVHAGHRAVIRRLLGIAADEGLSSAVVTFDRHPAALLAPAARPQSLVSNRQKIELLAELGVDATLMLPFDERLQRLSPEEFVRTVLVDALRARVVLVGEDFRFGAQGAGDAATLTRLGEAHGFRTVVVGDVMPDGSRKVSSTWIRDLMDRGDVEAAAELLGRAPAVRGDVVHGEKRGRELGFPTANLSPEAEGLIPADGVYAGWLRDGDRTYPSAISVGTNPTFAGVRPRVVEAFVLDETLDLYDHEVEVVFVARIRGMVAYEGREPLIAQMTDDVVRTRGVLGI, encoded by the coding sequence GTGCTCGTCGTCCACGACCCGGCCGGCGTGCCGGGCGGCTTCGGGCCGAGCGCCGTGACCATCGGCAAGTTCGACGGCGTCCACGCCGGCCACCGCGCGGTGATCCGGCGCCTCCTCGGAATCGCGGCCGACGAGGGCCTGTCGTCCGCCGTCGTCACGTTCGACCGCCACCCGGCCGCGCTCCTCGCGCCCGCCGCGCGGCCGCAGAGCCTCGTGAGCAACCGGCAGAAGATCGAGCTGCTCGCCGAGCTCGGGGTCGACGCGACCCTCATGCTCCCGTTCGACGAGCGCCTCCAGCGCCTCAGCCCGGAGGAGTTCGTCCGCACGGTGCTGGTCGACGCCCTCCGCGCCCGCGTCGTGCTCGTGGGCGAGGACTTCCGCTTCGGCGCGCAGGGCGCGGGCGACGCCGCCACGCTCACGCGCCTGGGCGAGGCGCACGGCTTCCGCACGGTCGTCGTCGGCGACGTCATGCCCGACGGCAGCCGGAAGGTCTCGTCCACGTGGATCCGGGACCTCATGGACCGCGGCGACGTCGAGGCCGCCGCCGAGCTGCTCGGTCGGGCGCCCGCCGTCCGGGGCGACGTCGTGCACGGCGAGAAGCGCGGCCGCGAGCTCGGCTTCCCCACCGCGAACCTGTCGCCGGAGGCCGAGGGCCTCATCCCCGCGGACGGCGTCTACGCGGGCTGGCTGCGCGACGGCGACCGCACCTACCCGTCCGCCATCTCGGTCGGCACCAACCCGACCTTCGCGGGCGTCCGGCCGCGCGTCGTCGAGGCGTTCGTGCTCGACGAGACGCTCGACCTCTACGACCACGAGGTGGAGGTCGTGTTCGTCGCGCGGATCCGCGGCATGGTCGCCTACGAGGGGCGCGAGCCGCTCATCGCGCAGATGACGGACGACGTGGTGCGCACGCGCGGGGTGCTGGGGATCTAG
- the truB gene encoding tRNA pseudouridine(55) synthase TruB: protein METPTPRAAPSTASGLLLIDKRGEWTSHDLVARTRRLAGTRKVGHAGTLDPMATGLMILGVNSSTRLLTYLVGLDKEYLATIRLGRATTTDDREGEVVSRAEPGRIRDLAVADVERAVAALRGTISQVPSAVSAIKVDGKRAYARVRAGEDVELAAREVTVSAFDVLRFDAVEAEEGEEDGAQLDLDVRITCSSGTYVRALARDLGRALGVGGHLTALRRTRVGPFHVDDAVSIDDMVVADRLIPPADAAARLFDVLHLTEQEAIDLGHGKKLTTPDEAPTEDPLAAVAPDGRLVGLVGFRGRTGTSIVNFPADDRGAS, encoded by the coding sequence ATGGAAACCCCGACCCCCCGCGCCGCGCCCTCCACCGCGAGCGGCCTGCTCCTCATCGACAAGCGCGGGGAGTGGACGAGCCACGACCTCGTCGCCCGCACGCGCCGCCTCGCCGGCACCCGCAAGGTCGGGCACGCGGGCACGCTCGACCCGATGGCGACGGGCCTCATGATCCTCGGCGTGAACAGCTCCACGCGGCTGCTCACCTACCTCGTGGGCCTCGACAAGGAGTACCTGGCGACCATCCGCCTCGGCCGCGCCACCACCACGGACGACCGCGAGGGCGAGGTCGTCTCGCGCGCCGAGCCCGGGCGGATCCGCGACCTCGCTGTCGCCGACGTGGAGCGCGCCGTCGCCGCCCTCCGCGGCACGATCTCCCAGGTGCCGAGCGCCGTGAGTGCCATCAAGGTCGACGGCAAGCGCGCCTACGCACGCGTCCGCGCCGGCGAGGACGTCGAGCTCGCCGCGCGCGAGGTCACCGTCTCCGCGTTCGACGTGCTGCGCTTCGACGCGGTGGAGGCCGAGGAGGGCGAGGAGGACGGCGCGCAGCTCGACCTCGACGTCCGCATCACCTGCTCGTCCGGCACCTACGTGCGGGCGCTCGCGCGCGACCTCGGCCGCGCGCTCGGCGTCGGCGGCCACCTCACCGCGCTCCGCCGCACGCGCGTCGGCCCCTTCCACGTGGACGACGCGGTGTCGATCGACGACATGGTCGTCGCCGACCGCCTCATCCCGCCGGCCGACGCCGCCGCGCGCCTCTTCGACGTGCTGCACCTCACCGAGCAGGAGGCGATCGACCTCGGGCACGGCAAGAAGCTCACGACGCCTGACGAGGCGCCGACGGAGGATCCGCTCGCCGCGGTCGCGCCCGACGGCCGCCTCGTGGGGCTGGTCGGCTTCCGCGGCCGCACCGGCACGTCCATCGTCAACTTCCCGGCCGACGACCGGGGCGCGTCGTGA
- a CDS encoding ketopantoate reductase family protein codes for MRIGVLGAGAVGGTLAALLERAGHEVDVTARGPHLRAIQDGGLRLAGGYGDHVARVAAAERLGRPPELAIVATKIADARDAMTENAGWLRGIPVLVVQNGLSAITMGVECLPRSQVVGGLALAATSLTEPGLVTVTSPAGMQIGSADGPGGAGVALVREVLDPVMPITVAPDFRGVQWTKLVINGINAVPAVTGLSVQAVIAEPVLRRIVTRAMQETVRTGLARGVTFGRLGGLTHRRLRLFASLPLPFAERLPVSLARNMGQVPNPGSTLQSIRRNRLTEVDHLNGAVSALAPGAGQDARVNAALVQLVHGVEASGRHISPAELARLVPR; via the coding sequence GTGCGGATCGGTGTCTTGGGTGCTGGCGCGGTCGGCGGCACGCTCGCGGCGCTCCTCGAACGGGCCGGCCACGAGGTCGACGTCACCGCGCGCGGCCCGCATCTCCGGGCGATCCAGGACGGCGGCCTGCGCCTCGCCGGCGGCTACGGCGACCACGTCGCGCGCGTCGCGGCGGCCGAGCGGCTGGGCCGCCCGCCCGAGCTCGCGATCGTCGCCACCAAGATCGCCGACGCCCGCGACGCCATGACGGAGAACGCGGGCTGGCTGCGCGGGATCCCCGTGCTCGTCGTGCAGAACGGCCTCTCCGCGATCACGATGGGCGTCGAGTGCCTGCCGCGCTCGCAGGTCGTCGGCGGGCTCGCGCTCGCGGCGACGTCGCTCACCGAGCCCGGGCTCGTCACCGTCACGTCGCCCGCCGGCATGCAGATCGGCTCAGCGGACGGCCCGGGCGGCGCCGGCGTCGCCCTCGTGCGCGAGGTCCTGGATCCCGTCATGCCGATCACGGTGGCCCCCGACTTCCGCGGCGTCCAGTGGACCAAGCTCGTCATCAACGGAATCAACGCCGTGCCGGCCGTCACCGGCCTCAGCGTGCAGGCCGTCATCGCCGAGCCCGTGCTCCGGCGCATCGTCACGCGTGCCATGCAGGAGACCGTCCGCACGGGCCTCGCGCGCGGGGTGACGTTCGGCCGCCTCGGCGGCCTCACCCACCGGCGGCTGCGGCTGTTCGCGTCGCTGCCGCTCCCCTTCGCCGAGCGCCTGCCGGTCTCGCTCGCCCGGAACATGGGGCAGGTGCCGAACCCCGGGTCGACGCTGCAGAGCATCCGCCGCAACCGCCTCACCGAGGTGGATCACCTCAACGGCGCGGTCTCGGCCCTCGCGCCCGGCGCCGGGCAGGACGCGCGCGTCAACGCCGCGCTGGTGCAGCTCGTGCACGGCGTGGAGGCCAGCGGCCGGCACATCTCCCCCGCGGAGCTCGCCCGGCTCGTGCCGCGCTGA